ACAAGCCTGCAATACTGGAACATATTCATATTCGGGAAAAAAATCAGCCAGACGCTTGTAGCCATTAGTATGAATTCGGCCCATCAGTCCCGTACCGATCAGGCCCACTCGGATTTGTTTTTTATTACTCATGATTGAATGATTTAAAGATTGGGAAATTGAGTTGAAAGGTTGAAACGTGGTAAGGTTGTAAAGTTTTAGCTCCTCAAACGTCAACTTTCAAAACTGACTTAAACTCTAACTTGAAGCTCGTAAATCGTATTTCGTAACTCGTAAATCAGCCTTACCATCCATGTGCATCTCGCACTTTGACTAGGGCGGCTAGAATATCATTCCAGGTTTGTTGCTTTTCCATCACCGCATTTGGGAACATACAGCCATCCCAGCAAATATGTGTCATGGCTTTGGTTAGGTTTCCATTTCCATCTCTCAGCCAGTACCCTGCATCATGCGCGATATCCAATAATCCATTTGGATCTGTCGCTTGACAGTGGCGGCCTGTCTTATCATGTGAACCCGAACCGAAAACTGAACCGTCATTTTGGGCCACGTGAAAGTCTATGGTCCAAGGCCGAAGGGCATCGGTTACCGTTTTTAACGCTGCTTTAATGACCTCTCTGTCATGCAAGTCAGCATCTGCAGGGAGAATTCTATGCTCGGGAGCATTATAGCCCATGGTATATAGGAAGGTATGAGACATATCCGCTTGGAAACCGACATTTTTCCGATCCGTCATCTCTAACAGTTCGACCATGTGCTTCCAGCTGTGCATCCCACCCCAGCAGATTTCGCCTTCGGCGGCAAGTCTTTCACCAAATCCTGCAGCCACATCAGCAGCTTCTTGGAAAGTTTGTGCGATTAGCTTCGAATTTCCTAGCGGGTCTTTCGCCCAATCAGAAACTCCGGCAGCGGAATCAATTCGGACGATTCCATACTCACGAACGCCCAATTCTTTCAGTTTTTGGCCGAATTCACAGGATTTGCGAACCATCTCTACAAAGGTCTTTCGTTGATCAGCTGTACCCATGGCCGATCCAGCCCAAATGGGAGCTACCAAAGAACCGACTTTGAGATTATGCTTGGCAACTTTATCAGCCAAACGTTTCGGTTCATCTGGATCATCTAGATTAAAATGGGGCTCCAATAAGCCCACATCTATTCCGTCAAATTTGACTCCGTTGACTTCCGCAGCAGCAGTCATGGAGAGTAATGTATCGAATGGAATAACCGGCTCGGAATCCGGCCCTTTTCCTACTAAGCCAGGCCAGGTGGCATTGTGGAGTTTCGGGAAATTGTTCATGGTTGAAGAGTTATTGGGTTGTTGTTTATTAGAAAGGTCAACGGTCCACCGTCGACAGTCCACAGCTTCAAAATTCTGTGGACTGTGATCCGTGGTCTGTTGGCAATTATTTAATGACCAAATCCGGATTTCTCGGACCGAAGTGCTTGAGCATCACGATCGGATCAGTTTTGGACAGGTTGGTAATTTTCACACCTGCTTTTGCAGCTTCTTCTGATACAAAGTATTCGTCATGGGTCAACTGACCAAATCGGATCAAAGCAGGCGTCTCGATATCCCACACGCCCATTTTGCCATAGCCCTGCATCATGATCATTCCATAGGCTGCGGCGTCTTTGATCACCACAGTTTGTCCCGGGAACACAGTCAATTCCTTGGCACTATAGTCATGCGAACGATAGCAAATCCAATTTTCTTGATACCCAGCAGCATTCATGTCTGCCACAGCATGGACAGGTTTTGGCTCCATGTAGTGATTATCCATCAAGTTTGGATTCACATTCAGATCCCAATCGATCATTTTTACGAGCAATTCATAATCACCCCATCGGTTTTTTGGTGTGGCATTCCAGAGCAATTCTTCAGGGATAATCGCCTCATTCACCAATGACTGATACATCGCGAAAATGTCAGAGGCTTTCTGAGGTTCGTAAGTACAAAGCGATCCTGGTGCATGGAGCATTCCCGGAGGCACATCCCAGCCTGTTCCCGGCTGAAGTCGGAAAGCCTGAGAGTAATTGGTGATTTTGTTATCCCCTTTGGTGAAGTTTTTCAGACAATCCAAGATGATGTCTTTGCTTGTCCCCGGAGCTATTCCAAAGAAGGTATAAGGAAAATCTCCTCCATGGTTGTTGACTTGAGGAGGGAAATAGTAGGCTTCCGGTTTTCCGTTCTGATTGGTTAGCTTGCCAAATTCATCCGAAGGGTGAATGTGGTGAGGAAGTGGCCCCATATTGTCAAAAAACTTGGAATACATCGGCCAGGATTTGTACTGATCCCAAAGTCGACTCCCGATGATCTGAGCACCCAGCTCATCAATTGCATCCTTGAGCAAAAAAAGCTCTGTTTTGCTTCCATCCTCGTATGCGATATGGCTGAGTCCTTCATTTTTGGAGGTCAGAGGGCCATTTTCCGCAGGCGTAGTAGAAGAAAACCATCTCTCATCGATTCCACCACGCATCCCTCCAAAAGAATAATAATCATCGGGATGAAGTTTGATTCGTCTACCGGGCACACAGAATGAGCGTGGAACCCAAGTTGGGGTCAATCTTAAAATACCTTCGCCCTGTTCTAGGGCCTTTTTTGCTAAACTCATGGTATAGGTTATTGGGTTATTGAGTTATTTTTTATTCAGTGTTCGTTATTCAGCGTTCGACATTCGATGTTCAGAAAGTTCAAGGTTCGAAGTTCTTGGCTCAAGGTTTCCATCCTAGGAAAAGGTCGTAAATCGTAAATCTCAAATCGTAAATCCCCTTGCTTTTTCTCCTGTCAGCACCGCTAAAAGCAAATCATAGGTTCTGCTTTCTCCAGGTTCGAGTAAAATCAAGGTTCCATTTTCTCTCGCCGCCGCTTGTCCAATGGGTGGATGAGTCGCAGGTTCGAGAGCTGTCACGTATTCATTTTTTCCCCAATGCTGCCAGTTGATCAACCAAGGCATTTGAGTTTTGGAAAAGCTGATTCTCAAGGCTAATTCCAAGGAATCATTGGCATATCCACAAGTGACTTGGTCATTAGCATCGGCTTTTGGATCGATAAAAGCGACATCCTCTCCAAAACCTGCATGCGCATCCATCGGAGCGGCACAGCGAGTAAACTCGTATTTTCGGTTAAACTCGGTATTATTCGCATCCGTAGCTTTCGGCTTCTTTTCCCCTTTCCATACAATCCGAGTTCCCTCATCAATCAATGGCCAGCCACAGTTGATATGATATAAAATCATGTGGGGAGCCGGGGCATTTCCTCTATTTGTGACGGTGTCTTTGATTCGAATTTCTGAGGAACCAATCGTTCCAGAAATTGATCGATGCATCTCCAAGCTTGGCCCAAACGTGGTCGTTTCCCTTACTTTGGCTACAATTTCAAAATTGAGATCCCCCGAGAAAATATCAGGCTGCTTGATTGAAACCAGCTCGGCTGGGATATTGGAATAATTACCATGAAGACCTCTAGCACCTGATTCATCAGCATTGGGAGGACCGGCATTGGAAAGTCCGCAAGTGGTTAACAGGCCTCCACCAAAAGTTCGAAGCCAATCGATCCCCTGATTGGAAAAAGGTTGTGGAGCCGTCAATCCTGCATGAGAAAGCCAAGCCAAACTATGGGCATTGTAGAAGGCATCCAAAATATCCATCCCTCGATCCAGCACTAGCTTGTACCTAAGGCCCGTGCCCGTATTCACCCAAGCTATACGCACACCTCGTCCGGGTCCATTGTCGACGATAGCGGTTTCTATCCCACCAATTTGGTGGGAGTTGGATAGTTTATGCTTCCAATTTTCCGGGGTACCGAGATTCATTTTGGGTTTTTAAATAGAGAGTCAACCTATAAAAAAGGCTTTCCGGGACTATCCTGCCCTATGTGGGTGCCCCGATAAAGCTTGGCTATAAGATAGCCAAAAGGGAAAATAGAATTCTCCCATTGGTAAAAAAGAGAGGAAAAATATATACTAAAAAGAAAAGGCGCCAAACTGAAATGGCGCCCTTCTTCCTTTCACCGAATTATTATAACTTCTTCAGTTGCACATTTTTAAACATCACCTTCATCGGTGGTCCCACATGCATCTGCATTCCCATCAGACCTTTGACCATTCTATTTTTGGAATCCTCATCGTGTACTTCGCTCATAAGCGTACCATTGACATAATGCTTAAGTATATTTCCTTTGGCTATAATGTGAATGGAGTTCCAATCTCCTTTTTTGATCAGATTGCCGAGCTCAGCGCGATCACCGAGATCTTCTACGAGATTAAGTCCTTTCCAAGCATTTCGTTCTACAAATCCTCTGAGTTCTGTAATGGAGTCAGGCTGAGAAGTAATCCTTGTTTTTTGTCCTCGATAAGCCAAGGTGGTCCGCTTCCGTTCTTCATAATTCTGTCCAGTGTACCGATTACCCCCATCGATATCTGCCTGATAGCCTCTTAAGGCAAATGGGACTTCCGTAAATCGATCGCTTCGATATTGAACCCCTGAGTTTCCCGTTTCAGAAATCCAGTAGTCCATCTTTAGCTCAAAATCGCCAACCTCACCACCTTTCCAGATGATGAAGGTATTCGACTTGAGCGGATTTTCCGGATTGGTTTCCCCGTGAATGGCACCCTCAGTCACCTTCCAATAGTCGGCATCATATTCCCATCCATCCAGACTTTTTCCATCAAAGATGGAAACAAAGTCTGTTTGCTTTGGATCAGAGTAGCCGTAGCTAAATGCCTTTCCTAGTAGGAATGCAGCCTCCCCCCATCGATTTACCATTCGAAACGAAGTCAAGCTGAGCGAAACGAGCACAACTCCAATCAAAACGCCCAAAAAGACCCTTTTTGAATTTGACTTGATTTTCATTTTTGTGCGGTTGGTTGCTTATATACAGCATGATCTGGATTACCTCCTGAGATTAGGTAGGCCATCAAATCTTTTAATTCCTCCTCATTGAGTCGGTTGATCAAACCTGGCATCATGATGGAAACCTCAGCATTTTTCTTCAAAACCACCGTGTTCTTAGCGATAGTCTTGATGTCATTTGGAGCAAATGGGTTTTGAGAAATGTAGTAATTCTGCGCATCCTCATCGTTTAGCTTTCCAACGATCGAACCACCAGCCTTCAACTCTAGCACGGTAGCATGATACTGATCGGAGATGGTTTCACTCGGATTGATCGTAGCTACGAGAATGTCTTTTGGAGAAAATCGAGTACCCAATTGAGTCAAATCAGGACCTATCGCTCCACCTTCACCTTGCATCGTATGACAAGACTGGCAAAGTGCTGCAGCATACATCGCTTTTCCTTTTACCAAATCACGACCCACCAAGTTAGCAACCAAAGGCTCAGCTTCTTCCAGAGTCCAACGACGACCAGGTCCTTCTGGCTGTACTCCGGAATTGACAATATCATTTCCGCTCGCAGTTAACAACTTACCACCTGATAGTTCATCATACTTGTCAAAATCAGCTTTGTCTACGGAGGCAAGTGCCATCTTACGCGCTCGATCCAAGAATCCCACATAGCTTCGACCACCTTTGTAAGCAGTCAAGGCATGATTGATCCACTTGAAATATTCCTCACGCTGAGCGGAAGTCCAGCCCTTATCCGCTCCTCCTAAAACAGTCGCATAGAAAGTGGCCTGAGCAGGTGGAACATTCGCCAACATATTCGCAATGTCCATTCCGTACTGCGGATTTCTGAAAATCAAATCTGAAGAAGCGGTAAAGGTCTTCTGATAATTCGGATCATCCTTTGCGTTTTGGAGCAAGGCTAAGGTTTTTTCCACCGCCGAAGGAGCGTCTAAATGAGTCATCAAAATGGACAACGAACGATCCAACATATTGTCATTTGCTGGGTAATTCGGATCCAAGTAAGTCACCAGTTGTGATTTAACTGATTCGGCACCTTTGTCATAGCGATACAAAATCACCTCTATGGTTCGGAGCAAATCCTGCTTGTCTTTGGCAGAAAGGGCTTTGTAATCCACCTGCATCAGGCTATTCAGCATAGCCGCAGCATCTGCATCGGTTGCATGGTGAGCCAATGACAAAATCGCATGAATCTTTTTAGCAGGATCAGTTTCAGCCAAGGCTTTATCTTTCCAAGAAGCTACCGGCTGGTGTTCCAAGACTATACGAGCAGCGTATTGAACATAGCGATCAGAATGACCCAATTGTGCCCACGCTTTTTCTAATCCTTCCGCAGGTGCACCTGCTTTGTGATATTGCTCTAGCTCTCTTCGGAGTTTGGCTTCCTGAGGCAGATCTGCTTCAGTCATTGGTGTATAGGAATCTAATTCACCTTGGTAGGTCACCCGGTACAAGTCAGACTCCAATCGTCGACCACCTGTAGCAAAATAAAATGCACCATCTGGGCCGATAATTCCATCGGTCAAAGGCAAAGGAGATCCAGAAATAAATTCTTCCGCCATCGCATCATAGGTAGCTCCATTTGGGGTTAAGTGGATGGCATAAATAATTCCAAAGCTCCAATCAAAGGCATATAAGGCTTTCTTGTATTTGCTAGGAAAATTGGCTTTGAATCCAAACATGGCATTGGTTGGAGAACCTTGACCAATATTGAGTACTGCAGGCAAGTTGTCTGGGTAATTTGGAGACCATTTGGAGTTACCTGTTCTCCATCCGAATTCAGCCCCGCTAGTGACGTGATTGATCCGAGTAGGACGATACCAAGGCATCCCAAAGTCCCATTCCATATCCGCATCGTAGGCAAAAATGTCCCCTACCTCATTGTAATCGAAATCAAATGCATTTCTGAATCCGGCACCGATCAGCTCCCAATCAGTCCCATCTGGATTGATTCGAGCAATCCAACCTCCAGGAGCCATTCGGCTATTGGCATGACCTCTTGGATCTTTGATGAGCGGGAAAAGATTATCCTCTTGCCATACCGGTGGGAGGCGATAGGAATTCATTGCTGGAACATCCACGTGGTTACCGGCAATAAGGTAAATGCCCTGACCATCTGGAGTCAGTTTCATGGAGTGTGGTCCATGCTCTCCTTGCTGTCCTTTCAACTCCCGGATTTGAGTAACAGTCTCAAATTGATCATCTCCATCCAAATCCTGAATTCGGTAAAGTCCGGTCGGCTGGCTGAATGTTGCATTAGGATTGTGATTCACCATCACATACAGGGAATTGAAGGCATAAAGAAGGCCTTGAGCATAGCCCATTCCTACCAAAGAGTCTGGAACATTTCCTACAATCAGTTTTTCAACTTTTGGCTTTACCGTAGAATCAGAACCGATAGGAGGTAGTTCCAGGCGGTATAAATAGCCATATTGATCTGAGGTGATCATTCTTCCTTTATCATCAAAGGTCATGGCAACCCAAGATCCTTGATCATTTTCTCCCGGACTATAGATTAGTTCAGCAACAAACCCATCCGGAAGTTTGAGTTTGTCAATCTTGGGATTTCCGGTAAGCTGCCGGGTTTGCTCTTCTTTTTTACCGCAGGAGATTAGGATCGCGGCAAGCAAAGCAAAAGCAAATAGATGTTTGAAAGTGCTTTTGAGAAACATAGTATTTTGGATTTAAGGCTTTTCAGGCAATTTTATTTCACACGGTTTCAAGATGAGAAATTTTCCAAGGGATTGAAAACCACTCATGAAGGCTATTTACTTCTTATAAAGAATCTAACTATCCTGCCATCTCGGGTTTGTAGGTAAAATTTCTTTCCTCAAAAAAATAACCCAGCATCTGGGCTTTTCCGAAGAAAAGAAGATGCCGGGCTATCCCATTGAAGAAAACCAATTTAGAAATAAGGACTTAGATCAGCTTCTGCAGCCGGCATTGCATAGAACTTGCTCAGATTTGTGAAGGCATTTGATCTTGGAACAGCTCCAGCAACAGGCGGATAGTAGTAATCCAAAGGATTGGCAATGATTCGCTGACCATAAGCGCCGATGATCTCTTGGATTCGATCGGTACGCTGAATATCAAACCAACGCTTGTTTTCGAAAGCCAATTCCACTCTTCTTTCTTTGAAAATTGCCTCTCTCACGTCAGCTTGACCTGAAGCTGTGGTAGGCGCCAATCCAGCTCGAGCCCGAACTTGATTCAGATATCCTACAGCCTCTCCAGTTTTACCTTGTTCATTAAGTACCTCAGCCAAAAACAAAAGTGTTTCTGCATAGCGATAAATAATCCAATTGGTACCATGGTTATTGTGCTGTGAATGTGTTTTTGCATGCTTCAGAATATAAGGATACACCTTGTCTGCTCTAAAGCTACCTGCCAACTCTACATATCCAATGGAAACGTCTTTTCTCAAATCACCCTCTTCAAATGCGGCAATAATATCCGGAGTAGGAATATTGTTACCTTCTCCATCGATATTTTGAGGATTGGAAGTTCCAGTAATAGGCTTTAGCTCAGCGGCACTGATCGGTCTAGGCATAAAGCTATAGATGAAATTTCCGTTCAAACCAGCTGCACCCTCCAAAAACTGAACTTCAAAAATCGACTCTGAATTGTTTTTATTAGAGGAATTACCAGGAAAAACATTGGCATAATCCGGGATCAAAGAATACTCTCCACTATTAACAATGGCTCGAAGAAGCGTCTCAGCAGTTGACCAGCTTTTTCTATTGATATGCACGTTGGCAAGGAGCATTCTCGCCGCACCGGCGGTTACTCGACCAGCTTGTTGCTTGGATTTCTCAGGCAGCAAAGGAATCGCTGCATCCAAATCAGAAATGATTTGAGCATACAATTCATCTTCTCCGCTAAGCTCCAATGCTGCTTCTTCACGACTTGCAACTGGGGTCAGGTGAAGTGGTGCTTTGCCAAAATACCTTGCCAATTCGAAGTAGGCATAAGCTCTGAGGTACAAGGCTTGGCCTTTCACATTCGCCTTAGCTGCGGCATCAAAATCTACCTCATCAATCAAGGCAAGAATCTGATTGGCTCGCGCAATAATGAGATAATCTTGACGATACTGGTTGAGCACGTGCGTATTGGAAGTAACTCCATTGGCCTCTGGAACAGCAAAGTCTGCAAGATCTTCTTGCTGCTCGGTTGCTCCAAACAAGATATTTCGGGCATAGTAGGTATTATCAGAGTGCATTTCACCCAATAACCAAGATCGGTCATTGGTAATCGTCCGAAGCGGAACGTAAGCCGCATTGACAGCCTGCTCAAAGTCACTTTGAGTTTTGAAGAAAGTGGCCGAACTCAATTGCGTTTCTGGGAAAACTTCCAAGAAATCTGGACCACATCCCATTAAACCGGCGAGGGCAATTAAAGAGATATATTTTCTATATAGTTTCATAATTGATGCTTTTTAGTGTTGTAAGAGGATCCCTTAGAAATTGATATTGGCTCCAAATGTCACAGTAACAGGGATTGGATATCCAAACAAGTCAACTCCTGGGCTAAGGTTACCACCATCTCCTTGACCATTATTCTGCATACTAACTTCTGGATTGGATCCACCCCAGTAAGGAGTCCAGGTAATCAAGTTTTGAACAGAGCTATAAACTCTTGCTGTCTTCACGAATTTGAAAGACTTTTTAATGTTATAGCCTAAGGTTATGTTCTTGATCGAGAAGTAGGAAGCATCCCAAACAAAGTTGCTATTGGCCCAGTCTCGCTCGATACCGGTTACGTTACCGCCACCGACAGTCGTACCGAAGATACCTTCACCTGGATCTTGAGGAGAGCGGAATCGGTCTGTAGCTTTTCTAACCATGTTGAAAACCCCATCTAAGTTTGCTGTAGAATAGAGGTGTCTCATGTAAAGTTTATTTCCGAAAGACCCTTGGCCAGTGATACTCATATCCCAATTTTTATACTTGAAGGATTGAGTTGTACCATAAGTAAAACTTGGGAAGGGATTTCCCATTATGGCTCGGTCATCATTATCTCCACCAATCGAGATAATTCCGTCACCATTAATATCCTGAAGTTTAATACTACCCACTCGAGAGCGACCTGGAACTTTAGGAGAATTGGCTAAGTCTTCCTCATTGGCATAGTTGCCCAATTTGATCAATCCATAAAACTGACCAAATGGCTGCCCTACTTGTGTGATGTGGAAGGAACCATAAACCCGATCAATTCCATCTGCCAAAGACTTCACGATATTTCGGTTAAAAGAAATATTCGCATTTGCATTCCAGGTAAATTCACCCACAATAGGAATGGTATTCAAGGTAAATTCATGTCCCCAGAAGTTGATCTCACCGATATTATCATTGAAATTGGTGAAACCTGCTTCTTGAGGAACTTGGACGGCGTAAAGGAGATTGGTGGTCGTCTTGTTATAATAATCATACACAAACTGGATGCGATCATCCCATAGACCTAAGTCAAGTCCGATATCGAAAGAGCCAGTAGTTTCCCAACCCAATCTCGTGTTTGACAAGGAAGTCACACCTGCTCCAGGAACAATCGTATTACCGAAAACGGCATTAATCGTGTTATTCACCAAGGCATATTGCGTGAAGTTACCGATGTTGTTATTACCTGTGACCCCATAGCTCGCTCTTAACTTAGCAAATGAGATTGTGCTATTGGATTTTAGGAATTCCTCATCAGACATCACCCAACCCACGGAAGTGGATGGAAAGACCCCCCAACGATTATCCGCACCAAATCGGGAAGAACCATCTGCTCTCAAAGAAGCTGAGAAGAGATATTTTCCTTTGTAATTGTACGTCAATCGAGAAAGTACAGAAGACAAGGCCCACTCTCCTACATCTGAAAAGGTACCGCCTCGGTTAATATTAATGGCACCTTGAATAGTTGGGAGGCGGTCATCTGAATAGGTATCCGCTTGAATTCGAGTTCGCTCCATTCTGTAGCGCTGATTGGTGTAACCAGCCAAAATCTCAAAATTGTGATCATTGATGGACTTAGAGTAGGTAATCAAATTCTCATTCAACCAAGATAGTGAGGCGGTATTATCTCGCACAGACTGGGCCACTGTTGGAAGTGCAACGTTAATTCGAGAAGTTGCTGTGGAAGGGTTGAACGAGAAAAACTTACTATCCCTGATTTCAGCACTGAAGGTGGATTTTACCGATAATCCCTTGATAGGCTTCCATTGTACATAGGAAGAGGACAATAGATTGATCTGATCAGTTTCATTAATCAATTCCTGAGCGGATCTTACCCAGTTTGGATAAGCAAAGATATTTCCTGTATTCGATGGGAATCGGTTAAATGAAGTCAATTCTCCTGATTCATCATAAATCGGCATGACTGGCCAAGTATGAATTGCGTTGAATAAAATACCAGTTCCCCGAGTACCATCGGTTTGTGGCGTATTGTCATAGATATAGCTAGGAGCTAAATTGATCCCAACACTAACCTTATCTGACACATCGTAATCCGCATTCATTCGAATGGAGTATCGCTGATAGTCAGTATTAATTACAACGCCCTTTTGGTCAAATATCCCAGCAACAATCGCTGTTCTTAATTTATCCCTATTGTTGGTAATGGTTAGGTTATAACTAGTGATGGGTGCGGTCTGAAGTAGTGCTTGATACCAATCGTTGTTTTTATCTCTGAATTGAGAAGGATTTTGGAAAATATCCGGTACAGGCTGTCCAGCATCTTCGTAGTATTCCTTTTTAAACTGAGCAAACTCTTCGGCATTCATCATTTCCAATCGACCTCTGACAGGAACTTTCTGCCATCCTGTAAAAACATTCAAATTGACATTGGACTGACCTGCTTTTCCTTTTTTGGTGGTAATCAAAACTACCCCGTTCGCAGCTCTAGATCCATACAAGGAAGTTGATGCTGCATCTTTTAGGATTGAAATATCCTCAATCTCATCCGGGTTCAGGGTATTAATATCTCCAGTGATCGGGAATCCATCCACTACATACAGCGGATCAGATCCGGCAGTAACAGACAACTGACCGCGAATCCTCACTGTCAATCCCTGACCTGGCTTACCCGTTGTTTGGTTTATCTGAACACCCGCTAGTCTACCTTGGAGTTTTTGACCAAGTGTAGAAACTGGCAAATCCTGGAGTTCCTCCTGCTTGACGGTCTGAACTGCTCCCGTAATTTCCTTTTTCAACTGGCTACCGTACCCCACGACAATAACCTCAGAAAGGTCTGAAGTAGATAAGGGTAGAAGGATGTTGTAAGTCGATTGTCCGGCTACGACAGCAACTTCCTGAGAAGTGTAGCCGACAAAACTGACCACCAGAATATCTCCTGGGGATGCATTGATTTGAAATCCTCCATCGATGTCAGTAACTGACCCCCTTTGGGTCCCTTTGATCAACACCATAGCGCCGGGCAGGGGCTCATTATCCGGTTCGGTGGTGACCACACCCCGAACAGTTTGGGCCTGCCCCAAACTTGCTATACTAATACATAGCAGTGTAAATAAAAGCCCAATAAATCGGGATTTTATTTTAGATAGATAGTGGTTATTCATATTGATGGGTTTAATGTTAGTAAGAAAAACCTGAGTCAATATTTAAATAATACAAACTGATTGCATCCTGTTGAATCCTGTTTAACCTTCAGAAAATCAGGAATTAACAAGCAGGATACGGCAGGATACAGTGTTTGTGGAAGAGCTATCTATTAATGATTAAACAAAAAACAAAAAGATATATAAACAGGATGCGACAGGATACCGCACCATTGAATTTTTATATATAAGTTTTACTTAATAGATATAGCGTTAATATTTATAAACAACCATATAAAAACAATTGATACTTATTTATAAAGTCCCTATAATTATCCTGCTTAAAATTTAGCTTTTTATGAATCACCGAAACTACCAAAATCTCCTCGTTGCCCTATTTCTTTTCCTCTTTCTAAATTGGGGCTGCACCCCAGATAAAACCCTCGAACTTCGAAAAAACAACAGCATTGCCTTAGTCGGAAACAATCTTGGTTCACGAATGATGGAGTTTGGACTTTTTGAAACGGAAATGCAAATGCGCTATCCGGACAGCACATTATCCATCCGAAATCTCTGTGATCCCGGTGACACTCCAGGGTTCCGTCCACGATCTGCCTCCAAAGACCCTTGGGCTTTCCCTGGTGCAGAGGAATTTCAGGATGAATTTGCCACCCATTCAGACTCCCAAGGTTTCTTGGAAAAACCAGACCAATGGCTTTCTCGCCTCAAGGCAGACATTGTCATTGGTTTTTTTGGTTTCAATGAGTCGTTCCAGGGAAAAGAAAAGCTTCAAAACTTTTCCGATGAACTCGAGGCCTGGATTATTCATTCCAAAGCCCAGCAATACAACGGT
Above is a window of Algoriphagus sanaruensis DNA encoding:
- a CDS encoding sugar phosphate isomerase/epimerase family protein, coding for MNNFPKLHNATWPGLVGKGPDSEPVIPFDTLLSMTAAAEVNGVKFDGIDVGLLEPHFNLDDPDEPKRLADKVAKHNLKVGSLVAPIWAGSAMGTADQRKTFVEMVRKSCEFGQKLKELGVREYGIVRIDSAAGVSDWAKDPLGNSKLIAQTFQEAADVAAGFGERLAAEGEICWGGMHSWKHMVELLEMTDRKNVGFQADMSHTFLYTMGYNAPEHRILPADADLHDREVIKAALKTVTDALRPWTIDFHVAQNDGSVFGSGSHDKTGRHCQATDPNGLLDIAHDAGYWLRDGNGNLTKAMTHICWDGCMFPNAVMEKQQTWNDILAALVKVRDAHGW
- a CDS encoding c-type cytochrome gives rise to the protein MFLKSTFKHLFAFALLAAILISCGKKEEQTRQLTGNPKIDKLKLPDGFVAELIYSPGENDQGSWVAMTFDDKGRMITSDQYGYLYRLELPPIGSDSTVKPKVEKLIVGNVPDSLVGMGYAQGLLYAFNSLYVMVNHNPNATFSQPTGLYRIQDLDGDDQFETVTQIRELKGQQGEHGPHSMKLTPDGQGIYLIAGNHVDVPAMNSYRLPPVWQEDNLFPLIKDPRGHANSRMAPGGWIARINPDGTDWELIGAGFRNAFDFDYNEVGDIFAYDADMEWDFGMPWYRPTRINHVTSGAEFGWRTGNSKWSPNYPDNLPAVLNIGQGSPTNAMFGFKANFPSKYKKALYAFDWSFGIIYAIHLTPNGATYDAMAEEFISGSPLPLTDGIIGPDGAFYFATGGRRLESDLYRVTYQGELDSYTPMTEADLPQEAKLRRELEQYHKAGAPAEGLEKAWAQLGHSDRYVQYAARIVLEHQPVASWKDKALAETDPAKKIHAILSLAHHATDADAAAMLNSLMQVDYKALSAKDKQDLLRTIEVILYRYDKGAESVKSQLVTYLDPNYPANDNMLDRSLSILMTHLDAPSAVEKTLALLQNAKDDPNYQKTFTASSDLIFRNPQYGMDIANMLANVPPAQATFYATVLGGADKGWTSAQREEYFKWINHALTAYKGGRSYVGFLDRARKMALASVDKADFDKYDELSGGKLLTASGNDIVNSGVQPEGPGRRWTLEEAEPLVANLVGRDLVKGKAMYAAALCQSCHTMQGEGGAIGPDLTQLGTRFSPKDILVATINPSETISDQYHATVLELKAGGSIVGKLNDEDAQNYYISQNPFAPNDIKTIAKNTVVLKKNAEVSIMMPGLINRLNEEELKDLMAYLISGGNPDHAVYKQPTAQK
- a CDS encoding RagB/SusD family nutrient uptake outer membrane protein; translated protein: MKLYRKYISLIALAGLMGCGPDFLEVFPETQLSSATFFKTQSDFEQAVNAAYVPLRTITNDRSWLLGEMHSDNTYYARNILFGATEQQEDLADFAVPEANGVTSNTHVLNQYRQDYLIIARANQILALIDEVDFDAAAKANVKGQALYLRAYAYFELARYFGKAPLHLTPVASREEAALELSGEDELYAQIISDLDAAIPLLPEKSKQQAGRVTAGAARMLLANVHINRKSWSTAETLLRAIVNSGEYSLIPDYANVFPGNSSNKNNSESIFEVQFLEGAAGLNGNFIYSFMPRPISAAELKPITGTSNPQNIDGEGNNIPTPDIIAAFEEGDLRKDVSIGYVELAGSFRADKVYPYILKHAKTHSQHNNHGTNWIIYRYAETLLFLAEVLNEQGKTGEAVGYLNQVRARAGLAPTTASGQADVREAIFKERRVELAFENKRWFDIQRTDRIQEIIGAYGQRIIANPLDYYYPPVAGAVPRSNAFTNLSKFYAMPAAEADLSPYF
- a CDS encoding 3-keto-disaccharide hydrolase, which codes for MKIKSNSKRVFLGVLIGVVLVSLSLTSFRMVNRWGEAAFLLGKAFSYGYSDPKQTDFVSIFDGKSLDGWEYDADYWKVTEGAIHGETNPENPLKSNTFIIWKGGEVGDFELKMDYWISETGNSGVQYRSDRFTEVPFALRGYQADIDGGNRYTGQNYEERKRTTLAYRGQKTRITSQPDSITELRGFVERNAWKGLNLVEDLGDRAELGNLIKKGDWNSIHIIAKGNILKHYVNGTLMSEVHDEDSKNRMVKGLMGMQMHVGPPMKVMFKNVQLKKL
- a CDS encoding aldose 1-epimerase family protein, which translates into the protein MNLGTPENWKHKLSNSHQIGGIETAIVDNGPGRGVRIAWVNTGTGLRYKLVLDRGMDILDAFYNAHSLAWLSHAGLTAPQPFSNQGIDWLRTFGGGLLTTCGLSNAGPPNADESGARGLHGNYSNIPAELVSIKQPDIFSGDLNFEIVAKVRETTTFGPSLEMHRSISGTIGSSEIRIKDTVTNRGNAPAPHMILYHINCGWPLIDEGTRIVWKGEKKPKATDANNTEFNRKYEFTRCAAPMDAHAGFGEDVAFIDPKADANDQVTCGYANDSLELALRISFSKTQMPWLINWQHWGKNEYVTALEPATHPPIGQAAARENGTLILLEPGESRTYDLLLAVLTGEKARGFTI